Proteins co-encoded in one Bacteroidales bacterium genomic window:
- a CDS encoding type IIA DNA topoisomerase subunit B: MTNLYDESSIKSLDWNEHIRLRPGMYIGKLGNGASQDDGIYVLIKEVIDNAVDEFIMGYGNSIDISINEKEVSVRDYGRGIPLGSVVDVVSKINTGAKYDGVAFKKSVGLNGVGTKAVNALSSFFRVESMREGKRVYAEFCRGELQETIEPESGSNERGTRVSWIPDEEIFGEYEYLNEHIERLLWNYAFLNKGLTIKFNGEKFESKNGLLDLLDRNIDGEIVYPIIHVEEGDFEFAFTHSVKNYGEEIYSFVNGQHTTQGGTHVAAFREAVVDTVRKFFKKDFEASDIRGSIIAAISVRIHEPIFESQTKTKLGSQSMEPNGQSVRNYIGECVRRNLDNFLHIHGDVADALLQKILANEKERKELANIKKIARESFKKVSLHNKKLRDCKLHFNEDKDERCIETTLFITEGDSASGSITKARDPYTQAVFSLKGKPLNSYGLSKRIVYENEEFNLLQAAINLEEGIENIRYNNIVIATDADVDGMHIRLLLLTFFLQFYPDLVRFGHLYILQTPLFRVRNKQKTIYCYTDQERINAIKELGPKPEITRFKGLGEISPDEFRHLIGPKMRLEPVIMRKETGLEEILKFYMGKNTPERQTFIIDNLRIEEDIPELVLE, encoded by the coding sequence ATGACTAATCTATATGATGAAAGCAGTATAAAATCTTTAGACTGGAATGAGCATATACGCCTTCGTCCGGGGATGTATATTGGCAAACTCGGCAATGGAGCTTCGCAAGATGATGGTATTTATGTTTTGATAAAAGAGGTTATTGATAATGCTGTTGATGAGTTTATTATGGGCTATGGAAACAGCATTGATATTTCTATTAATGAAAAAGAGGTTTCTGTAAGAGACTACGGGCGCGGTATTCCATTGGGTAGCGTTGTTGATGTTGTCTCAAAAATAAATACTGGAGCTAAATATGATGGCGTAGCTTTTAAAAAATCAGTGGGATTGAATGGTGTTGGAACAAAGGCTGTAAACGCGTTGTCTTCATTTTTTAGAGTTGAATCTATGCGTGAAGGGAAGCGTGTTTATGCTGAATTTTGCAGAGGTGAGTTACAAGAAACTATAGAGCCAGAAAGCGGATCTAATGAGAGGGGAACTAGAGTTTCATGGATACCAGATGAAGAGATTTTTGGCGAATACGAATATCTTAATGAGCATATAGAGCGATTATTGTGGAATTACGCTTTTTTGAACAAAGGACTTACTATTAAATTTAACGGTGAAAAATTTGAGTCGAAAAATGGCTTGTTGGATTTGCTTGATAGAAATATTGATGGAGAAATAGTTTACCCCATTATTCATGTTGAAGAAGGAGATTTTGAATTTGCATTTACGCATAGTGTGAAAAATTATGGTGAAGAAATTTATTCCTTTGTAAATGGACAGCACACAACTCAGGGCGGAACTCATGTTGCTGCTTTTAGAGAGGCTGTTGTAGATACAGTTAGGAAATTCTTTAAAAAAGATTTTGAGGCAAGTGATATTCGAGGTTCTATTATTGCAGCAATTTCTGTAAGAATTCACGAGCCTATTTTTGAATCCCAAACAAAAACAAAACTTGGCTCTCAATCTATGGAGCCAAACGGTCAATCTGTTAGGAATTATATTGGCGAATGCGTTAGGAGAAATTTAGATAATTTTTTACATATACATGGCGATGTTGCTGATGCTCTCTTGCAGAAAATATTAGCTAATGAAAAGGAAAGAAAAGAATTAGCAAATATTAAAAAAATAGCTAGAGAAAGTTTTAAAAAAGTTAGTCTGCATAATAAAAAACTTCGTGATTGCAAGCTGCATTTCAATGAAGATAAAGATGAAAGGTGCATTGAAACTACGCTTTTTATAACTGAGGGCGACTCAGCTAGCGGTTCCATTACAAAAGCGAGAGATCCTTATACTCAAGCTGTTTTTAGTTTGAAAGGAAAACCTCTAAATTCTTATGGTTTGAGCAAAAGAATTGTTTATGAAAATGAGGAATTCAATTTGCTTCAAGCTGCTATAAACCTTGAAGAAGGAATTGAAAATATTAGATATAATAATATAGTTATAGCCACTGATGCCGATGTTGACGGTATGCATATTAGATTGTTGCTGCTAACCTTCTTTTTGCAATTTTATCCTGATTTAGTTAGGTTTGGGCATTTGTATATTTTGCAAACTCCACTTTTTAGAGTTAGAAACAAGCAAAAAACAATTTATTGCTACACCGACCAAGAACGCATAAATGCAATAAAAGAATTAGGTCCAAAGCCGGAAATAACCCGCTTTAAAGGTTTGGGAGAAATCAGTCCTGATGAATTTAGGCATTTGATAGGTCCAAAAATGAGATTGGAGCCTGTTATTATGAGAAAAGAAACAGGACTGGAGGAGATTTTAAAATTCTATATGGGAAAAAATACTCCAGAAAGGCAAACTTTTATAATTGATAATTTAAGGATAGAAGAAGATATTCCTGAGCTTGTTTTGGAATAG